From Camelina sativa cultivar DH55 chromosome 20, Cs, whole genome shotgun sequence, the proteins below share one genomic window:
- the LOC104769987 gene encoding NADP-dependent alkenal double bond reductase P2 has translation MDSPKEEERRRNKIIQLKRKNYFNERNETMTATNNKQVTLRDYVSGFPKESDFDFTTSTVELRVPEGSNSVLVKNLYLSCDPYMRTRMGKPKPSTALAQAYTLGKPIYGYGVSRVIESGHPDYKKGDLLWGIVGWEEYSVITPAPHMHFKIQHTDVPLSYYTGLLGMPGMTAYAGFYEICSPKEGETVYVSAASGAVGQLVGQFAKMMGCYVVGSAGSKEKVDLLKTKFGFDDAFNYKEEPDLSAALKRCFPKGIDIYFENVGGKMLDAVLLNMNVHGRIAVCGMISQYNLENQEGVHNLSNIIYKRIRIQGFAVFDFYDKYSKFLEFVLPHIKEGKITYVEDVADGLEKGPEALVGLFHGKNVGKQVVVVARE, from the exons ATGGACAgtccaaaggaagaagaaagaagacgtAACAAAATTATTCAACTCAAGAGAAAGAATTATTTTAACGAACGAAACGAAACGATGACGGCGACGAACAACAAGCAGGTGACATTGCGAGACTACGTGAGTGGTTTCCCAAAGGAATCCGATTTCGATTTCACTACCTCCACCGTCGAACTTAGGGTTCCAGAAGGTTCTAACTCGGTTCTGGTGAAGAATCTCTACTTGTCATGCGATCCTTACATGCGTACTCGCATGGGCAAACCTAAACCCTCCACTGCTCTTGCTCAAGCCTATACCCTCGGCAAG CCAATATATGGGTATGGAGTGTCGAGAGTGATAGAATCTGGACATCCAGATTACAAAAAAGGTGATTTGCTTTGGGGTATTGTTGGATGGGAGGAGTACAGTGTTATTACTCCAGCTCCTCACATGCATTTCAAGATTCAACATACTGATGTTCCATTATCTTACTACACTGGACTTCTCG GTATGCCTGGTATGACTGCTTATGCTGGGTTTTATGAAATCTGTTCTCCAAAGGAAGGAGAGACAGTTTATGTCTCAGCTGCATCTGGTGCGGTTGGTCAACTTGTGGGACAATTTGCTAAGATGATGGGCTGTTATGTTGTTGGAAGCGCCGGTAGTAAAGAAAAG GTCGATCTGCTCAAGACCaagtttggttttgatgatgCATTTAACTACAAGGAAGAACCAGACCTTAGTGCTGCCCTGAAAAG GTGTTTCCCTAAAGGCATTGACATATACTTTGAGAACGTAGGAGGCAAAATGCTAGACGCAGTGCTCTTAAACATGAACGTACACGGACGTATCGCTGTCTGCGGAATGATCTCACAGTACAATCTTGAGAACCAGGAAGGTGTACACAACCTATCCAACATAATCTACAAACGAATCCGCATTCAAGGCTTTGCAGTGTTTGATTTCTATGACAAATACTCAAAGTTCTTGGAGTTTGTGCTTCCTCACATAAAAGAAGGAAAGATCACGTACGTGGAAGATGTAGCTGATGGATTGGAGAAAGGTCCTGAAGCTCTTGTGGGACTCTTCCATGGTAAGAACGTTGGAAAACAAGTTGTGGTTGTTGCTCGtgagtaa
- the LOC104769988 gene encoding NADP-dependent alkenal double bond reductase P1-like → MSTAANKQVVLKEYVSGFPKESDFDLNTSTVEFKIPGGSNSVLVKNLYLSCDPYMRVRMSKPDPSTAALAQAYAPGQPIFGYGVSRVIESGHPDYKKGDLLWGIVGWEEHSVITPMTHMHFKIQHTDVPLSYYTGLLGMPGMTAYAGFYEVCSPKKGETVYVSAASGAVGQLVGQFAKMMGCYVVGSAGTTEKVDLLKTKFGFDDAFNYKEEEDLSAALKRCFPTGIDIYFENVGGKMLDAVLLNMNPLGRIAVCGMISQYNLENQEGVHNLSNIIYKRIRIQGFVVLDFYDKYSKFLEFVLPCIKEGKITYVEDVVDGLEKAPEALVGLFHGKNVGKQVVVIAHD, encoded by the exons ATGTCGACAGCGGCGAACAAGCAAGTTGTATTGAAAGAATACGTGAGTGGTTTTCCTAAGGAATCCGATTTCGATCTCAATACCTCCACCGTCGAATTTAAGATTCCGGGAGGTTCTAACTCGGTTCTGGTCAAGAACCTCTACTTGTCATGTGATCCTTACATGCGTGTTCGTATGAGCAAACCTGATCCCTCCACTGCTGCTCTTGCTCAAGCTTACGCTCCCGGTCAG CCAATATTTGGGTATGGAGTGTCTAGAGTGATAGAATCTGGGCATCCAGATTACAAGAAAGGTGATTTACTTTGGGGTATTGTTGGATGGGAAGAGCACAGTGTTATCACTCCAATGACTCACATGCATTTCAAGATTCAACATACTGATGTTCCATTGTCCTACTATACTGGACTTCTCG GTATGCCTGGTATGACTGCTTATGCTGGGTTTTATGAAGTCTGTTCACCAAAGAAAGGAGAGACAGTTTATGTCTCAGCTGCGTCGGGTGCAGTTGGTCAGCTTGTGGGGCAATTTGCTAAGATGATGggttgttatgttgttggaagCGCCGGTACTACAGAAAAG GTTGATCTGCTCAAAACCAAGTTTGGGTTTGATGATGCATTTAactacaaggaagaagaagaccttaGTGCTGCCCTGAAAAG GTGTTTTCCCACAGGCATCGACATATATTTTGAGAACGTAGGAGGCAAAATGCTAGATGCGGTGCTCTTAAACATGAACCCACTTGGGCGTATCGCTGTCTGTGGAATGATCTCACAATACAATCTTGAAAACCAAGAAGGTGTGCACAACCTATCTAACATAATCTACAAACGAATCCGCATTCAAGGCTTTGTAGTTCTTGATTTCTACGACAAATACTCAAAGTTCTTGGAGTTTGTGCTTCCGTGCATTAAAGAAGGGAAGATAACGTACGTGGAAGATGTAGTTGATGGTCTCGAGAAAGCTCCTGAAGCTCTTGTGGGACTTTTCCATGGTAAAAACGTTGGGAAACAAGTTGTTGTTATTGCCCATGACTGA
- the LOC104769989 gene encoding D-xylose-proton symporter-like 2, translated as MTGVAVVVIDRLGRRPLLLGGVGGMVVSLFLLGSYYLFFSASPVVAVVALLLYVGCYQLSFGPIGWLMISEIFPLKLRGRGLSLAVLVNFGANALVTFAFSPLKELLGAGILFCAFGVICVLSLFFIFFIVPETKGLSLEEIEAKCL; from the exons ATGACAGGAGTAGCTGTTGTAGTTATTGACAGACTTGGAAGGAGACCATTACTTCTTGGTGGTGTTGGCGGCATG GTTGTCTCATTATTCCTGCTGGGGTCATACTACCTCTTTTTCAGCGCCTCGCcagttgttgctgttgttgcaCTGTTGCTTTATGTGGGCTGTTACCAG CTATCCTTTGGTCCAATTGGTTGGCTGATGATCTCGGAGATATTTCCCCTTAAGTTAAGAGGTCGAGGTCTTAGTCTAGCAGTGCTTGTGAATTTCGGTGCAAACGCACTTGTGACATTTGCTTTTTCACCCCTAAAG GAACTGTTGGGAGCTGGGATACTGTTCTGTGCGTTTGGTGTGATATGTGTGTTGTCtctattcttcatattcttcatTGTGCCAGAGACAAAAGGTCTCAGTCTTGAGGAAATTGAAGCCAAATGTCTCTAA